From Rudanella lutea DSM 19387, a single genomic window includes:
- a CDS encoding DUF4160 domain-containing protein: protein MPEIFRVFGFRFLFYSNDHLPVHIHVRNGDGEARFAIKPVRLLESKGMKSKDLKVAEGLVEENEDIIEQRWKEFFNQ, encoded by the coding sequence ATGCCTGAAATCTTTCGCGTGTTTGGTTTTCGCTTCCTTTTTTACAGCAACGACCATTTACCTGTTCACATTCATGTTCGGAATGGCGACGGAGAAGCCAGATTTGCTATTAAACCTGTACGTTTGCTAGAGAGCAAAGGAATGAAGTCAAAAGATTTGAAAGTTGCAGAAGGGTTAGTGGAGGAAAACGAGGATATAATTGAGCAACGTTGGAAAGAATTTTTCAATCAGTAA
- a CDS encoding D-alanine--D-alanine ligase family protein: protein MRIGIFFGGPSREREVSFMGGRTAYESIDKSLFEPVLVFVSGWGRFYKVEPDFLQQESIRSSLPTLDGFAVYDESFEDDIFTEVGMEAIEPDWFEEHFDMAFLAMHGPDCEDGAIQGLLEWHKIPYTGPGLVGSAIGINKILQNELIALVTGQQKKTATISRDDWEQTDKAAFFASLVEHLGLPVVVKAPHQGSSIGVSIIRTYDLDAFCEAVDKCFFTVSMPAGVWLDMSDKDKDKYAQDIANLDSGIGYPLVLEDTGDYILSPVELVGMLDSLAEEAPDSTMVFASVNAEDDLLFEEFIAGQEFSCGVIQDDDGTAIALPPTEIYNAEAFDFQTKYKTNVARKRIPVGTSLENNRLIQESVAAVFKRLGINVYSRIDGFLTPDDRVLLHDPNTIPGMSPASLIFKQMAEIGMNFTDSLTYLIRQSLRERIRTGKDTFRLKQLLLDLDDRLAERKANPAPEKTILFGPSDDAWTKARAEYHRTAAFGAERPVLVYQKSATETHEIPVNLLFKDTIADLDMALTTPRHPLLVETAERARSVTERYLM, encoded by the coding sequence GTGAGAATCGGAATATTTTTCGGTGGCCCCTCGCGCGAGCGTGAGGTGTCATTTATGGGAGGCCGCACAGCCTACGAAAGCATTGACAAGTCGTTGTTCGAACCCGTGCTGGTGTTTGTCAGCGGCTGGGGGCGGTTTTACAAAGTAGAGCCCGACTTTTTGCAGCAGGAGTCGATCCGCAGTAGCTTGCCTACCCTCGACGGGTTTGCGGTGTATGACGAATCGTTTGAAGACGATATCTTCACCGAAGTCGGTATGGAGGCTATCGAGCCCGATTGGTTCGAAGAGCATTTCGACATGGCGTTTCTGGCCATGCACGGCCCCGACTGCGAAGACGGTGCCATTCAGGGCTTGCTTGAGTGGCACAAAATTCCGTACACCGGGCCGGGGCTGGTTGGCTCGGCTATCGGGATCAACAAGATTTTGCAGAACGAGCTGATTGCCCTCGTGACGGGGCAACAGAAAAAAACGGCGACCATCAGCCGCGACGACTGGGAGCAGACCGATAAAGCCGCCTTTTTTGCTTCACTGGTGGAGCATCTGGGCTTGCCTGTGGTGGTCAAAGCCCCGCATCAGGGCTCGTCGATCGGCGTGTCGATTATCCGGACGTATGATCTGGATGCGTTCTGTGAGGCCGTTGATAAATGCTTCTTTACGGTGAGCATGCCCGCGGGTGTGTGGCTCGATATGAGCGATAAAGACAAGGACAAATACGCGCAGGATATTGCCAATCTGGATTCGGGGATTGGTTACCCGCTGGTGCTAGAAGATACCGGTGATTATATTCTGAGCCCCGTGGAACTTGTGGGTATGCTCGACTCGCTGGCCGAAGAGGCCCCCGACTCAACCATGGTGTTTGCGTCGGTCAATGCCGAAGACGACCTCCTGTTTGAAGAGTTTATTGCCGGGCAGGAGTTTTCGTGCGGGGTCATTCAGGACGACGATGGCACGGCCATTGCGCTCCCGCCCACCGAAATTTATAATGCCGAGGCTTTCGATTTCCAGACCAAGTACAAAACCAACGTAGCCCGGAAGCGGATTCCGGTGGGTACCTCGCTCGAAAACAACCGGCTTATTCAGGAGTCGGTAGCGGCTGTGTTTAAGCGGTTGGGGATTAACGTGTATTCACGGATCGACGGATTCCTGACCCCAGACGACCGGGTGTTGCTGCACGATCCGAATACCATTCCGGGCATGTCGCCGGCCTCGCTTATTTTTAAGCAGATGGCCGAAATCGGGATGAACTTCACCGACTCGCTTACGTACCTGATTCGGCAGTCGTTGCGGGAGCGTATCCGTACGGGCAAAGACACGTTCCGGCTCAAGCAACTCCTGCTCGACCTCGACGACCGGCTCGCCGAGCGGAAAGCCAACCCGGCTCCCGAAAAAACCATTTTGTTTGGCCCGTCGGATGATGCCTGGACCAAAGCCCGCGCCGAATACCACCGTACGGCTGCCTTTGGTGCCGAACGACCCGTACTCGTGTACCAGAAGAGTGCTACCGAAACGCACGAGATTCCGGTGAATCTGCTTTTCAAAGATACCATTGCCGATCTCGATATGGCGTTGACTACGCCCCGGCACCCCCTGCTGGTTGAAACGGCCGAGCGGGCCCGCAGCGTTACAGAACGGTATTTAATGTAG
- a CDS encoding NifU family protein, with amino-acid sequence MTATNTNDELKERVERALDAMRPYLEADGGNVKVLEVTDEGLARLELLGSCGSCPMSAMTFKGGLEDAILRAVPEVKKVEAVNITAFA; translated from the coding sequence ATGACGGCGACAAACACCAATGATGAACTGAAGGAACGCGTTGAGCGGGCACTGGACGCTATGCGGCCCTATCTGGAAGCCGATGGCGGAAACGTGAAAGTGCTGGAAGTGACCGACGAGGGCCTGGCCCGGCTCGAATTGCTGGGCTCGTGCGGCTCGTGCCCCATGTCGGCCATGACGTTTAAAGGAGGCCTCGAAGATGCCATTCTGCGGGCTGTTCCCGAAGTAAAGAAAGTAGAAGCTGTAAACATCACAGCGTTTGCATAA
- a CDS encoding Mrp/NBP35 family ATP-binding protein codes for MSDYKLSKESVLEALGHVEEPDLKRDIVSLNMVKDIELGIDQVMFTVVLTTPACPLKEVIRKRCEDAIHTHIGPTIEVKVNMTADVTSTRMAAPVLPGVKNIIAVASGKGGVGKSTVTANLAVALHRSGAKVGIIDADIYGPSVPVMFGAEDLQPGVSQIDGKNMLQPIQQYGVKLMSIGFLTPPDSAVVWRGPMASQALRQFFADTNWGELDYLLIDLPPGTSDIHLTLVQTVPVTGAVIVTTPQKVALADAIKGLAMFRQPQINVPVLGVVENMAWFTPAELPTHRYPIFGQGGGQQLADKFSVPMLGQIPLVQGIREAGDEGQPVVISGEPIAAEAFRSAAEALAQQVAIRNASLDQTQRVEIQRA; via the coding sequence ATGTCTGACTACAAGCTATCTAAAGAATCCGTGTTGGAGGCTCTCGGCCACGTCGAAGAGCCGGACCTGAAGCGCGACATTGTGTCGCTGAACATGGTTAAAGATATTGAACTGGGCATTGACCAGGTCATGTTTACGGTCGTACTGACCACCCCCGCCTGCCCGCTGAAAGAAGTGATTCGGAAGCGGTGCGAAGATGCCATTCATACCCACATTGGCCCCACCATCGAGGTGAAAGTCAATATGACCGCCGATGTGACCTCGACCCGGATGGCCGCTCCCGTGTTGCCGGGTGTGAAGAATATCATCGCTGTGGCTTCGGGCAAAGGGGGCGTGGGTAAGTCAACGGTAACGGCCAACCTCGCCGTAGCTCTACACCGCTCGGGCGCTAAAGTCGGTATTATCGATGCCGACATCTACGGCCCGTCGGTGCCGGTGATGTTTGGAGCCGAAGATTTGCAGCCCGGTGTTTCGCAGATCGACGGGAAAAATATGCTTCAACCCATCCAGCAGTATGGTGTGAAGCTCATGTCAATTGGTTTCCTGACCCCACCCGATAGCGCCGTGGTATGGCGTGGGCCGATGGCAAGTCAGGCGTTGCGTCAGTTTTTTGCCGATACCAACTGGGGTGAACTCGATTACCTGCTTATCGACCTGCCGCCCGGCACGAGCGATATTCACCTGACACTGGTGCAAACCGTGCCCGTAACCGGGGCCGTGATTGTAACAACCCCGCAGAAGGTAGCTCTGGCCGACGCCATCAAGGGCTTGGCTATGTTCCGGCAGCCGCAAATCAATGTACCCGTACTGGGTGTTGTCGAAAACATGGCCTGGTTTACCCCGGCCGAATTGCCCACCCATCGGTACCCGATTTTCGGGCAGGGGGGCGGGCAGCAACTGGCCGACAAATTCAGCGTACCCATGCTGGGGCAGATCCCGCTCGTGCAGGGTATCCGCGAAGCCGGCGACGAAGGCCAGCCCGTTGTGATTAGCGGGGAGCCCATTGCAGCTGAGGCTTTCCGGTCGGCGGCCGAGGCCCTGGCGCAACAGGTGGCTATTCGGAACGCCAGCCTCGACCAAACGCAGCGGGTTGAGATTCAGCGGGCGTAA
- a CDS encoding GSCFA domain-containing protein, translating to MHFHTELTPDKLPVSIGLHDRIVTVGSCFAQVMGGQLTDHKMTVTNNPFGTVFNPISISKLLTMALRDQMPDEALYVQRDGIWFHHDFHSSHWATTREGLKNRLMVVLAETADALRQADWLFLTFGSALVYRHRATDQVVANCHKVPGTQFDKYLYQLDHLRAEYNRLLKTLRKHNPQLNVLLTVSPVRHTRDTLPLNSASKATLRLLAHELTVWHESVYYFPSYEIMQDDLRDYRFYEADLIHPNAQAQAYIYEKFAQSAFDEELCRFIGEWSGIQKALAHRPLQGYTDAHRHFLVQTLARLQALPAGIDVSAELADVRERLTKHIMMSDER from the coding sequence ATGCACTTTCACACAGAACTTACCCCCGATAAACTGCCCGTTTCGATTGGTCTTCACGACCGGATCGTGACTGTTGGTTCCTGTTTTGCGCAGGTAATGGGCGGGCAATTGACTGACCATAAAATGACCGTGACCAACAACCCGTTTGGTACGGTTTTCAACCCTATTTCCATCAGCAAGCTCCTGACCATGGCCCTGCGGGATCAGATGCCCGACGAGGCCTTGTACGTGCAGCGCGATGGTATCTGGTTTCACCACGATTTTCACTCAAGCCACTGGGCCACTACCCGCGAGGGCCTCAAAAACCGCCTGATGGTGGTACTTGCTGAAACCGCCGACGCCCTCCGGCAGGCCGATTGGCTGTTTCTGACGTTCGGCTCGGCTTTGGTGTACCGGCACCGCGCTACCGATCAGGTAGTGGCCAATTGCCATAAGGTGCCCGGTACGCAATTCGACAAGTATTTGTACCAGCTCGATCATCTGCGGGCCGAATACAACCGGCTGCTGAAAACCCTTCGGAAGCATAATCCCCAGCTGAACGTGCTGCTCACGGTAAGCCCGGTGCGGCACACCCGTGATACCCTGCCGCTCAATTCGGCGAGTAAGGCTACCTTGCGGCTGTTGGCCCACGAGCTGACGGTTTGGCACGAAAGCGTGTATTATTTTCCGAGCTATGAAATCATGCAGGACGACCTCCGCGATTACCGCTTTTACGAGGCCGACCTGATTCATCCCAATGCGCAGGCGCAGGCATACATTTATGAAAAGTTTGCCCAAAGCGCATTTGATGAGGAACTTTGCCGCTTTATCGGGGAGTGGTCGGGGATTCAGAAAGCATTGGCACACCGACCGTTGCAGGGCTATACCGACGCTCACCGGCATTTTCTGGTGCAAACCCTTGCCCGGTTGCAGGCGCTCCCCGCAGGAATTGACGTCTCGGCGGAACTTGCAGACGTGCGCGAGCGGTTGACAAAACACATAATGATGAGTGATGAACGATGA
- a CDS encoding Uma2 family endonuclease, whose translation MASLQLDQLMEAPNLPILIEEAQAALRAEAQKRQIFYNTITEDQKAEFINGEVIMHSPVKERHWTAVGNLYRLLSAYAIKHKLGRVASEKAMITLTRNDYEPDICFWKAEKADTFTSEQMQYPAPDFIVEVLSKGTAKRDRGVKFTDYAAHGVGEYWLVNPGKQTVEQYTLDPEMEEYELAGTFAGADFIVSRQIRDFRIPVQAMFDERISLETLISLL comes from the coding sequence ATGGCCTCTCTTCAGTTAGACCAACTTATGGAAGCGCCCAACCTGCCTATTCTGATTGAAGAGGCACAGGCTGCCTTGCGGGCCGAGGCACAGAAACGGCAGATTTTTTACAATACCATTACTGAAGATCAGAAAGCAGAGTTTATCAACGGTGAAGTGATTATGCACTCGCCGGTGAAAGAACGGCACTGGACAGCCGTCGGTAATCTGTACAGGCTTCTGAGTGCGTACGCCATCAAGCATAAACTGGGAAGGGTAGCGTCAGAAAAAGCCATGATTACCTTGACCCGTAACGATTACGAACCTGACATCTGTTTCTGGAAAGCCGAAAAAGCCGACACCTTTACGAGCGAACAGATGCAGTACCCGGCTCCCGACTTTATTGTTGAGGTATTGTCGAAAGGAACCGCCAAGCGCGACCGGGGCGTAAAATTCACGGATTATGCCGCGCATGGTGTAGGCGAATATTGGCTGGTAAACCCCGGTAAACAAACTGTAGAACAATATACGCTCGACCCCGAGATGGAAGAGTATGAGCTGGCTGGTACGTTTGCGGGTGCAGATTTTATAGTGAGTAGACAAATTAGAGACTTCCGCATTCCGGTACAGGCTATGTTCGATGAACGGATTAGTCTAGAGACTCTTATTTCGTTGTTATAA
- the rplI gene encoding 50S ribosomal protein L9 yields MDIILKTDIAGLGYKNDIVTVKPGYGRNYLIPQGYAMMASESNKKMIAENIRQAAHKAEKIKNDAQALADQIGETVLTIPAKAGESGKIFGRVTSIQIADALREKGFDIDRKKITIDDVKTLGTYQASLDLHKEVKHKVNVEVVAAE; encoded by the coding sequence ATGGACATCATTCTCAAAACCGATATTGCCGGCCTGGGCTACAAGAACGACATCGTGACGGTGAAGCCGGGCTACGGCCGCAACTACCTGATTCCTCAGGGATATGCGATGATGGCGAGTGAATCAAACAAGAAGATGATCGCCGAAAACATTCGTCAGGCTGCTCACAAAGCTGAAAAGATCAAGAACGACGCACAGGCGTTGGCTGATCAGATCGGCGAGACCGTACTGACGATTCCTGCCAAAGCGGGTGAAAGCGGTAAAATCTTTGGTCGCGTTACAAGCATTCAGATTGCTGATGCCCTGCGCGAAAAAGGATTCGACATCGACCGGAAGAAAATCACCATCGACGATGTGAAGACGCTCGGTACGTATCAGGCGTCGCTTGACCTGCACAAAGAGGTGAAGCACAAAGTAAACGTTGAGGTTGTAGCCGCTGAGTAA
- the rpsR gene encoding 30S ribosomal protein S18 yields MSLQNESVSKTENRKKYCRFKKSGIKYIDYKDANFLLKLLNEQGKILPRRLTGTSLKYQRKVGQAVKRARHIAILPYVADSLK; encoded by the coding sequence ATGAGCTTACAGAACGAATCCGTCTCGAAAACCGAGAACCGCAAAAAATACTGCCGCTTCAAGAAGTCAGGCATCAAGTACATCGACTACAAAGACGCAAACTTTTTGCTGAAGCTGCTCAACGAGCAAGGCAAGATTCTGCCCCGGCGTCTGACAGGCACCAGCCTGAAGTACCAGCGCAAAGTGGGTCAGGCCGTAAAGCGGGCCCGCCATATCGCCATCTTACCGTACGTAGCTGATTCACTCAAATAA
- the rpsF gene encoding 30S ribosomal protein S6, translating into MFPKNYETVFILTPVLSEAQMKDAVDKFRKVLTDNGAELVHEDNMGLRKLAYPIQHKNTGYYYLFEFKAPGTIVAALNTEYLRDERVLRHLVIALDKHAVDYNERKRKGLVGKKKQAETEEAK; encoded by the coding sequence ATGTTCCCAAAGAACTACGAAACGGTGTTCATTTTAACTCCCGTTTTATCTGAAGCTCAGATGAAGGACGCCGTTGATAAGTTCCGCAAAGTGCTGACCGACAACGGGGCGGAACTTGTTCATGAAGACAACATGGGCCTGCGTAAGCTGGCTTACCCGATCCAGCACAAGAACACGGGTTACTATTATCTGTTTGAGTTCAAGGCTCCCGGTACGATTGTAGCTGCTCTGAACACCGAGTATCTGCGTGATGAGCGCGTACTGCGTCACTTAGTAATTGCGCTCGACAAGCACGCCGTTGACTACAACGAGCGGAAGCGCAAAGGTTTAGTAGGTAAGAAAAAACAAGCTGAAACCGAGGAGGCCAAATAA
- a CDS encoding TMF family protein, with amino-acid sequence MEARSEKRNNGRNYLIAALLVLVALNVLQLYFWYQEREMGKTKDVTIAAKTEEVLATKTKLDSISAQLDLKITEIQRLGGNVDSLLRVKDQLEADKRNLRNVNNFDNKKYAQRVSQYESLLAQKDQEIARLREENGVLAAQNRTLSEENAGLRGERAALSDSVSTYSVRNRELEQKVTIASALRAENIMVNSLNTRGKERDGGSYRARQLDKIKVSFRLAENSLAQQNEKTIYIRVLDPSGAILSDMATGSGEFTYNGKGMIYTAAQSIQFTNSRQQVDFVYGRGNGRFNEGRHVVEVYAEGFKIGEGEFTVK; translated from the coding sequence ATGGAAGCTCGCTCCGAAAAACGAAACAACGGTCGGAATTATCTTATTGCTGCTTTACTGGTACTGGTGGCCCTCAACGTACTCCAGCTCTATTTCTGGTATCAGGAACGGGAGATGGGAAAAACAAAAGATGTTACCATTGCGGCCAAAACCGAGGAGGTATTGGCAACGAAAACCAAGCTGGATTCCATTTCGGCCCAGCTTGATCTGAAAATTACGGAAATTCAGCGGCTGGGCGGCAACGTCGATTCGCTCCTGCGGGTGAAAGATCAACTGGAGGCCGACAAGCGTAACCTCCGCAACGTCAACAACTTCGACAACAAAAAGTATGCACAGCGCGTCAGTCAGTACGAATCACTGCTGGCCCAGAAAGATCAGGAGATTGCCCGGCTTCGGGAGGAGAACGGGGTTTTGGCGGCTCAAAACCGAACCTTGTCGGAAGAGAACGCGGGCCTGCGTGGAGAGCGAGCCGCTCTGTCGGATTCGGTATCGACGTACTCGGTTCGTAACCGCGAGCTGGAGCAAAAAGTCACCATTGCATCGGCCCTCAGGGCGGAGAATATCATGGTCAATTCGCTCAATACGCGGGGCAAGGAGCGTGACGGCGGCAGTTACCGCGCCCGGCAGCTCGATAAAATCAAGGTATCGTTCCGGTTAGCCGAAAACAGCCTGGCGCAGCAAAACGAAAAAACCATTTACATCCGGGTACTCGACCCCAGCGGGGCTATTCTGTCGGATATGGCAACGGGTTCGGGCGAATTTACCTACAACGGTAAGGGTATGATTTATACCGCTGCGCAATCGATCCAGTTCACCAATAGCCGTCAGCAGGTCGATTTTGTGTATGGCCGGGGCAACGGACGCTTCAACGAAGGCCGACACGTGGTGGAGGTGTACGCCGAGGGCTTCAAAATCGGAGAAGGCGAGTTTACGGTGAAATAG
- a CDS encoding YggS family pyridoxal phosphate-dependent enzyme, which yields MTTIQDNIARLEQTIRGRARLIAVTKTKPVPMLQEAYDAGCRDFGENRVQEMVEKYPQLPADIRWHQIGHLQSNKVKYIAPFVALIHSVDSPALLKEINKQAAKNNRVIDCLLQIFIAQEDTKFGLDPAEARALLQSPDLDALTHVRLVGLMGLATNTDDEEQVRQEFRSLKKLYDELASIQRPNVAFSELSMGMSGDYELAIAEGSTMVRVGSAIFGSR from the coding sequence ATGACAACTATTCAGGATAATATCGCCCGGCTCGAACAAACGATCCGGGGGCGCGCCCGGCTGATCGCCGTAACGAAAACCAAACCCGTTCCGATGCTCCAGGAAGCCTACGACGCGGGCTGCCGCGACTTTGGCGAAAACCGGGTACAGGAGATGGTCGAGAAGTACCCGCAGCTCCCGGCCGATATTCGGTGGCATCAGATCGGCCACCTTCAGAGCAACAAGGTGAAATACATTGCGCCCTTTGTAGCCCTGATTCACTCGGTAGATAGCCCGGCGTTGCTGAAAGAGATTAACAAACAGGCCGCTAAAAACAACCGGGTGATCGACTGTCTGCTCCAGATTTTTATTGCGCAGGAAGACACCAAGTTCGGCCTCGACCCCGCCGAAGCCCGCGCGCTGCTGCAAAGCCCTGACCTTGACGCCCTCACGCACGTGCGGCTGGTGGGCCTCATGGGCCTGGCGACCAACACTGACGACGAAGAACAGGTACGACAGGAGTTCAGAAGCCTGAAAAAACTGTACGACGAACTGGCCTCGATTCAACGGCCCAACGTGGCCTTCTCGGAGCTGTCGATGGGAATGAGTGGTGATTACGAGCTGGCGATTGCCGAAGGCAGCACAATGGTTCGGGTGGGGAGTGCTATTTTTGGATCACGATGA
- a CDS encoding DUF423 domain-containing protein codes for MKFFIQTGALLGLLGVGLGAFGAHALRKMLDETGRAATFETAVKYQFYHALALVLVGVLMQLMSQNPMALKWLNYAGLSFLGGVLIFSGSLYILCFSGITWLGAITPIGGVLMILGWALLFWAVK; via the coding sequence ATGAAATTCTTTATTCAAACCGGGGCTCTGCTGGGCCTGCTGGGCGTAGGGCTGGGAGCCTTTGGCGCTCATGCGTTACGCAAAATGCTCGACGAAACGGGCCGGGCGGCTACGTTCGAAACGGCCGTTAAATACCAGTTTTACCATGCGTTGGCGTTAGTGCTGGTCGGTGTACTGATGCAGCTCATGAGCCAAAATCCAATGGCCCTGAAGTGGCTCAACTACGCTGGGTTGTCGTTTCTGGGTGGAGTGCTTATTTTCTCAGGCTCGCTGTATATCCTGTGTTTCTCCGGAATCACCTGGCTGGGGGCCATCACGCCTATCGGCGGAGTGCTCATGATTCTGGGGTGGGCGCTGCTGTTCTGGGCCGTGAAATAA
- the rodA gene encoding rod shape-determining protein RodA, whose translation MSRNDPFSQNIDLLTVALYIGCVMMGWFNVYAAVYSPEDQTSLFDLSTNAGKQLMWIGTTVILVICVLAIHHKFYDSFAYIFYGFMILMLLLVLVAGSNINGSRSWFKFGAFSIQPAEFTKVATSLALAKYLDVPGINLSRYKDLLPIAGIIGLPALLIIASNETGSTLVFAAFVIMLYREGLPGWIPAAGIALAALFVLALVFPKLYIFFGLVAVAVAFAFLMPRYNRTTRNFISMGVVIAGMMVFVTGVDFFVNNVLQKHQRNRIKVLVNPNIDPLGVGWNVTQAKIAIGSGRLQGKGFLEGTQTKFDFVPEQSTDFIFCTIGEEHGFIGSAVVIALFLGLLSRIVILAEKQRSKFNRVYGYCVAGIFFFHFMVNIGMTIGLMPVIGIPLPFFSYGGSSLWSFSILLFIFLKLDSRRAGMFTR comes from the coding sequence ATGTCCCGTAACGATCCGTTTTCCCAAAATATAGACCTGCTCACCGTTGCACTGTACATAGGCTGTGTAATGATGGGTTGGTTCAATGTGTACGCTGCGGTGTACAGCCCCGAAGATCAGACGAGCCTGTTCGACTTGTCGACCAATGCCGGTAAACAACTCATGTGGATTGGTACCACCGTGATTCTGGTGATCTGTGTACTGGCCATTCACCACAAGTTTTACGACTCGTTTGCCTATATTTTTTACGGCTTCATGATTCTGATGTTGCTGCTGGTACTCGTTGCTGGTTCCAACATCAACGGGTCGAGGTCGTGGTTTAAATTTGGCGCGTTCTCCATTCAGCCGGCCGAATTTACCAAAGTGGCCACGAGCCTGGCCCTGGCCAAGTACCTCGATGTGCCGGGTATCAACCTGAGTCGCTACAAAGATTTGCTGCCTATTGCGGGAATTATTGGCTTGCCAGCCCTGCTCATTATTGCCTCCAACGAAACGGGGTCTACCCTGGTATTTGCGGCCTTTGTGATTATGCTCTATCGCGAGGGATTGCCGGGCTGGATTCCGGCAGCTGGCATTGCTCTGGCGGCCCTGTTTGTTCTGGCCCTCGTTTTTCCAAAGCTGTATATATTCTTCGGGCTGGTGGCGGTGGCGGTGGCGTTTGCGTTTCTGATGCCCCGTTACAACCGTACAACGCGCAACTTTATCAGCATGGGCGTTGTGATTGCCGGGATGATGGTCTTCGTGACGGGCGTCGACTTCTTCGTGAACAATGTGTTGCAGAAACACCAGCGCAACCGCATCAAGGTGCTCGTAAATCCCAACATCGACCCGTTGGGGGTAGGCTGGAACGTGACACAGGCCAAAATTGCTATTGGGTCAGGACGTTTGCAGGGTAAGGGATTTCTGGAAGGCACCCAGACCAAATTTGACTTTGTACCCGAACAGAGCACCGATTTTATTTTCTGCACGATCGGCGAAGAACACGGCTTTATTGGCAGTGCCGTCGTGATTGCCCTGTTTTTGGGGCTGTTGTCTCGGATTGTGATTTTGGCGGAAAAACAGCGGAGTAAGTTCAACCGGGTGTATGGCTACTGCGTGGCTGGTATTTTCTTTTTCCACTTTATGGTCAATATCGGTATGACCATCGGCCTGATGCCCGTAATTGGTATTCCATTGCCGTTTTTCAGCTACGGCGGATCGTCGTTGTGGTCGTTCTCTATTCTGCTCTTTATTTTCCTCAAGCTCGACTCGCGCCGGGCCGGGATGTTTACACGATGA